CAAAATGTAATTATTTCTGCCAGCCTACTTACTACCATATGCTGTCTCATCCAGTTCAGACATTCCTTTACAGAACTGATGTACTGAAATTGGGCATGCCGACCTATATGCGTGGTCCAGGCTAGCGCTGGCCGAGCCACAACTAGTACACGCAGTGCACCAACGCCTAGACCTGCCAAATGCGAGCtacgagagtaaaaaaaaaaaaaaaatcgtttaatCGCATGCAAGTCAGTTCCGCTGCCGAAAATTCGAACTGCGCATCGCCATAGTCATTTACCCAGCTCGTTCATGCTAGTGGCCTCTTTCCCTCACGAGTGGTGCGTAGCATATACAGCAAACTATGGAGTGGGCATCACGTCGGAATCTGAAAGTATAGGACCAGTGTAGTTAGTTGGGACACAGGCGAATGTGGAATGCGTGGACGGGGCGCTGTTTCAACACCTAGTCGTTGCCCACCTACTGTTGGCCTTCTTATAGTGTTGTTGTGTCTGTTGCTTTGAGCAGTCACATATACTACACGTTACCATTGTGCAGTAAGTCAGTGAATCCAGGTCAGCATTAATGAAATGGCAGTGAACTACACTGTCGTAAAGCATTTTCTCAACTAGCTAAGACTGTGGGAGGGTGTGGACTTGAATTTTGCATCATCTTGCTTTTGACCAGTGAGACCTGCATGTTGAAAGGGTCTTTATTTGGAGCCGGCTTTTTGATGGCTATAGATGGTGATTGAACACTTTCAGGATGGCACGCTCCTACGACTGGCCAAGATGGTGGCAGCAGAAATCACTGCCGAGAGAGAGAGGACTCGGATCGTGCTGCGGGACATTGGCGTTCAGACCACCGAAGACCCTTGGACGTCGTCGCTGACTAGGTTGGATGGCATAGCCCCCACACTTGTGAGCTCAAGCACTCAGACACTGTCGACAGGAGGCATCAAGTCAGAAGAGCTGTTCATCCACTGACCGCGTTGAAATTTTCACTAGGACTTGGTAGTGAATGCAGAAGAGCAGTGGCACGATGTTACAGCTGTTTTTTGTTTCTGTTAATCTGAACATCGTTGCCAACTCAAATGGTTGCTGGAAATTGAAAGATGTGAAGTGTCTTGTTAACGCGTTCTGTTGTTCTACACTTGCTGAATACATCTGCCGGGGAAAGTGCAAAGGCAGTGTCAACCTTCTGAAGATGTTTTCGTTTTGAACTGCATTCCAAAACAATGCCATGCTAGATTTTTTTTTGGTGAGCTGTTATTACGGGACACTGTTATCAATTGCTAAAGTGCAACATCTTTAATGTAAAACAAAACAAGTAAGCTATCATGACAGCAGCAGACAGGCTGAATGAATACTCCCAAATGATATTCAGCCCACGAGGAATACTAACTTCTCTCTTCAGAGGAGTGCCAACACAATGAGCAACAAAGTACTTTCCTATGTTTTGTTAATGTCGACAAAGGTAAACAGTTGTCCCAGGTTCTCAACAACAGCCAGTTCTGTGATCTAATAAATGGTACTAGTAATGTGCACTCATCTCAGCACATGCAATGCCTGCATGCAGTAATTTTTAACAAAATGGAGATGCTGAATGGTTTTAAGTGAAAGCAAGTGAACTGTACACCATGATGGTTCAACAGATGTATGGTGGGATGCTGAAGCCCATTTGTGTGCAGAACCACCGCCCTTAGCAGTGCAGTTTGGCTCCATGTAATCACTGCACATAAGGCAGTAAGCCACCTGAAGCCAGACTAATGCTACTTGCGATTGGAGGTCAGTGCATTTACCAATGTTTTTATAAataaaagctgtgcagtaagacttttttttttcctagagtTGTTTGCCATGTAGCAAACAAaacctgacacacacacacatacacacacacacatacgtgTACAAAGAGAACATGCATGTTCACATTAAAGCTTTGAGTGTTGACAGCGGAAGAAACAGGCACTGTTGGTTCAAAATTTTTTAAGCATCAGTCTTGCTCACTTCTGCTGACCAAGTATCGCAAAGAAAAGGTGTGGGAGCACAAATGCGCAGTTGGCAGAAAATCTATATGGCATCATGTCCCACCACTCATGCAAGGGGCCACTTGAAATTAAAAAGGCTCATCCAGACCCAAGCAAAAGCATCACTCCAGAGGTTTCGAAGCACCACAGCTAGGAGAAATTATGCGCCGGTATCTTTTTCAAAACACTGCCTTTCTAAGCCAGTGTTCGACGTATGATAGCTTTAGCTGCTCATGCATCATAAAGCTCGAGACAAGCAATTTTGCTACCGGAGCACTGACATCGCCTGACAATACAGCACTGAAGAAAGTCATGACACTTTGCAAAAAGATGGATATAGCTTTATTTATAAATTCATATAGCACTATGGTGTCTTTATACTCCACAAAAAAAAGACTAACATGATTGAGACAAGCAATGGTCAAAGATGCATACCTTCACACTGGCACTATTCAAAAAGCACAGCCCCCtgccagataaaaaaaaagggcgaaaaaaaactCGTGAGGACTGGTCCAAAACTGCCATCGTACAACTGCTGCAGGACCAGTCCGGCACAATTTTCCACACTGACTGCTCCAGTCCGGCACAATCTTCTATTTTCCATACTGACTGCTGTCTCTAACTGCCGGAGGAAAGAAAACATTCAGAAAACAAGGCGGTGCCACGGTGTCTCACCAGTGACAAAACTGGAGCGCTCTACCACGACTGTGGCAGCATTTCTAAATGCAGCCTATGCTGTGTACAAGCTGTCAACACGGAGGCAAAGACGAAACAACACCCTTGTTTCAAAGGGCATGCCTTTCAGCAAACTGTGCGTACAGACTCTTCAAAAAGCCACCACAGAGACCTCTCTACCAGTGCAGGATGTGCAGGCATCCACATTATGGTGTCGCCAGGCAGCACTGTTAAAAGAGGGCCAACAATCTTGTGGGCCGCTGATTTGGTATACAGCCTAATGACAACTGAATTACACAGAGTCTAGTCATGTACGCCTGGCTCAAAAAGCCGCAAGAAACTGAAGGCATACAAATTTCCTCACACCGTAAACAAACGGCCTGGAGCTAAGACAGATGCACTGAAGTGGTTTCATGCAAAACTTCTAAGCTATGTTTTTCAGTTCCAGAATCCACCACGTATCTACAAGAAAAATTTAGTCGTTTGTTGCTTCACACTGTTCAGCAACCTTAGCAGCTGGTGACGCACCCTTTGAACAATCCACACCAGGCCAACAGCGCCTTTGTTGGTAGGGCCAAGTCCTTCGCACCTAAAAGTGCGCAACAACTTTCCGATGCTAGTCTGCAGCACACAGTGCCTCTAAAAATTTTGAAACCTGGTTGGTGGTGCAGCAGCAATGCACACACATTTGTTACTGGCTGGTCCGAAATTGCACAGACTACATGGCATGCCACACTGTCGTcagtgaaaagagaaaaaaaagtagcaCTGGAGTCTATGTGCAGGAGCCCATGAGTAACCTTACATCAAACCCCGCGGTAGGCCGGGGAAAAACGACAACAATTCGGTAAACTTCCAACAGTTGCTTGCCactgagcgagaaaaaaaaaaagggaaaaaagaaaggaaaccggCACTTTCTGCTCCTCTTTGCACCTGGACACTCTTCGTGAAGTTATCAcagtttttgttttgtcttcTCGCTGCTGCAAGCACGAAACCTTCAATTATCCGTGGGAAAGCCTAGATGAATTGTAAGCACCCTCCCAACCCCCCTCTTCGAGTGCCCCACTTCACAGTGGTCTTGATACCATGAGTAGCAGTGGTAGTGGTAACGAATGAGACAACCACTGCACAtgccgtgaagaaaaaaaaaataatcatcaTAATCCATTCCCTCCCACCCTTGTCAAATAACCTCGGCATGAATTGTGTGATGCATTTGCAATAAGTTAATCCACACACAAATGCTCTCTCTCGCTAGCACATGCGCCACTTTTCTACCTGCCCGTCGATAAAAACCAAATGTATCAAGTACCAGGATGAAATGCGTTCACAAAATCGTGGAAGCATGATCTCATCTAGTCACATACGAACTTGCACTTGAATTGCTGCTCCAGCAAGACGATCACGCGACCATGGCAAATGTGAAGGAAATGTCCCCCAATGTCCCTTGTCAATACCGAAACTGCCTGCAAGTCTAGATGGAACAAAACGGGACAAAAAAGAAGTGCCATTGCGGACACAGACACTTGAAGCGCTTTGGTCAACCTGATGAAAACAGGACTGATGAAAAAAATAAGCACGCAATTCTGTCCAGCCGGCCGGTTTCAGAAAAATTCCTTGATGCCACATTCATTAAAAATGCACAGTAATGCATTTGGGATCATTATAAATCCACTGAATTGAATAGACAATCCTTTTCTCTGTCAGACTGACCAAATGATAAAGATGACAAATGGACACCACAGCTGTACACACAACAAAGATCAAATCGTGACTTCTCAGACTCATTTTGATTATATGGCTACCAGCACGAACAGCTAGTGCGCCAGACACTTCCAGAGTATAGAAACTATAGCCTTACTTGGCCCTTGTTAAACCCTGCATGAACAATAGCCAACAATGCACACACGTTAATGGCAAAAAAGCAATATTCGCTCCACAACAGGATAAAAACTAGAGCTGCTAGCCACCAAACTAAAGGAAAACAGACACGGAGGAGCCTGGACAGATGATGCTTGTGCTGGTTAACAAGACAGTGGAGAGGAGGAAGTACAGTTACTGATAACACACTTGACGATAAAGTCAGTTGACAGAATTTGAACTGCCTTTGTCCTAACCGAATAAATAACCAGTCAACGgacaatagtaaaaaaaaaagaagaacaaaAATTTGTGCTCGGAAACAGTGCCAGACACCTGAGAAACTTTGCAAGTGAACATAgagaattaaaaagaaaatggcCTTTCCTTTCTGGCTGCCACCAAAGTTTTCCTCAACGCACGTCAATAAAAGTTTACAAACCACATAAACGACAGCAGCAAGCAAACGAAGCACACGTGcaatcacgcaaaaaaaaaagggggttgAACAGAAAAGGGTTGAGGGGCAAAGAATGATGAATGGAGCGGTGCAGGACATTCTCTTTGCCACAGTTACAGGCATGCGCAGAAGAGACATGCACATTCAAATGAGATGgccacacgcacagacacacccCCAATTCGGCCAGCACTTCTTTTCCCAAACAGAGACAGGCTTGGGGACCCACGACAACAGATGTGCACGTTGCACAAACGTGGCAACAGGACCAGAGCACTCTCgcaatgagaagaaaaaaaaatctaaaatgaCCGAGAAACGCCCTTGCCGCGCACATCTTGCTGGTTGCTGCTCTCAGTGGCATCGGCGCAGGGAAGTGAACCGGCCGGGAAAGCCGCGCACCGCCAAATGGAGACACTGCTGGCGATGTGTGTGCACCTCACGTGGTGGTCGGTCCTCTTGCCGCAGGACTACACACGAAGGGAAGGATGAATGGCCGGTGGCACACGTATGGAAGGGGGAGTGGGTCGTCGGGAGGGCGGCGGAGAGAGATGGCACTCCGGTGTGCAGACGAGGACGTGGGGCAGAGGAAAGGTGACAGCAATGGTGTCCGTCTCTTTCTGGCTCTTCCCGCACACACATGGTGTTTCTGCGCGCAGCatgcatatgtgtgtgtgtgtgtgtatggatGCAGGCTTGTGGGAGGGCAGATGACCAATGGCGCCGCGAGCCTTACAGCTCCATGTCTTTGGTCTCGTCATCCGAGAAATCACTCATGGAACTTTCGCTGCTCGATGACTCGTTATCCTGTTCCCGCAGCGCTTCTTCTGTTGCGTACCTTTTGACGTACTCTGGGCATGGGGAGGAAAAAGCAACACCCACGTCAGAGAGAATCTGAACAAGAGCGGGAAAGGTGCCACAGAACATCATTCAAATAGTGTTTGTGCAGTAAGTTTACAGCAACCGggagccacaaaaaaaaattctacacAGCCTAAACTGATCTACGCACTGCATAAAAATCTTAGTTGGCGACtggttgatgggggtttaacgtcccaaggcgactcaggctatgaggggcgccgtagtgaaggtctccgggaatttcaatcacctggggttctttaacgtgcactgacatcgcacagtacaggggcctctagaatttcgcctccatcgaaattcggccgccgcggccgggattgaacccgcgtctttcgggtcagcagccgagcgccataaccactgagcgaccgcagCAGCTATTTACAGCTGCGACTGTACGGTAAGAGAGAGAATTGTGAGGGATGTGAGtagcacatgaaaaaaaatttatttctgcacGAAAAGTTTAGCAGCGAAGGAACATCAGCACACCGAGTTGTAAGGCATGACAACAATCTCTTCCTACGTCCCATAaaattgtccccccccccctcagtcgGCATGTGGTGTGCGATTACTCtgggttgttttggtttttgtagtatatatatagaagcctctgaataaaaattcttgtagttgcgagtaagcgctgtgtcccctctgtgttgttgtttgtgagcgcctggttTTTGATTGgacagatatgggagaggcctttgtcctgcagtgggcatagtcaggctgatgatgatgatgattgccgcTCCATCCAAGAAGTGCAAAATGCTGTGGCGCCAACTGGtgacaaaagctaaaagcacattATTGGCAATGAGAAGGCAGTGCTGCTTATCTCGAGAGAAAAGCAGTGTGTGTAAACTGTAATAAAACATAACGaacactacagaaaaaaaaaaacgaaataaccCCAAGCACTTAACAAATCAGTGCTATACTACCGAGGTGCGGTCACGTGGCGTGATACACATACTCGCAGGGTTTCACCGCGAGATGGTGCTTCAAATTGTTTCATGCGGTTTCCAAATGCCTATTAAGATTAGAAATCCTCGTTCCTCCCAATACTGGAGCGCTGAGTATTAACAATATGAGGCACAACCTTTTCATTTCTACCATAATCTCATGACACGTTTCAGGTCAGCGGTTGGACCCTTTATGAACTCCACTGCACATAGACAGGGCATCACGTAATCAAGCGACTAAAGCTCTTCCTGGTGAGATAAGACATGCCATTATCCTCTCATGCAAACAAAGCTCACCTTGCACTTTCTTCTTGTACTCCTCTGGCTTGTGCAAGTACATGGCTGCCGCATCCCCGTTCAGAGGGTCGATGGGATTCGGGTACGTAAGCAACTGTGGCAGGAACGACTCGAAAATGTTGGACAGATCTGCGTGTGTAATAAATAGTCAAGGACACTATCCGACAGTCGACATGTCCACATTCACGGCCAGTTCATCTTTAAAAACACTGCCACAGACGCCTTCATAATTCATTACTTCGCTCGAAAAATGCAACAGTGAACAACTCAAAATTGTTATGGTAGAATTTATACTCGAAGTTTCAGTTTTGATACGCCAAAATAGAGAGCTGCATGCCATCCAAGGTAAACGTGTAGCCAAGTAGAGCACAGGCAACAAAGTCATGGCAACAGCAGGCTGCTTCTTCGTGGACTTTCTCACGATGTGATGTGTGCAAACACTGCAACATGATGCCCACACACTAACTACACCAAGATGGAAACTTTGGTATGTTTGACAGTTTTAGCAAGCCCACATTTGAAGATCCTGATATAAAATATCTTGCAGTAACTTTTCAGCCATGCTTGAAGGAACAGTTATACTGTTTTATGGTGGCGAACCGAAGGGTTAGATGTGATGACAGATGGTGATGTGATGATTTAATGGCGTGAGTGCGCCACAGCACGTTTCGTCATCTTACAGTCCACGACATGAGCCAGGGCCACCAACTAGAAGAACggtggttcggtttatggggtttaatgtcccacagtgactcagcctatgagggacaccgttgtggagggctctgaataatttcaaccacctggggctctttaaagcgcaccgtcatcgcacagtacacaggcctctagcatttcgccgccatcgaaatgcaaccgccacaactgggaccgaacccgcgtctttcgggtcaggagctgAGCACCAAAACCGCTGAGCCAGCGCAGTGAACTAGAAGAATGAAACAGACAATGAGACTCGGAAAATGATGATGAGGTGTGACAGAATGGTCAAATAGAGACAAGAAGGAGGTGAAGAGCTTGCCACCAACAAGAGATGAGCACTCAGTCCTGCACTAGCACACGCCTTGTCCGtgaaaatgcattaaaaaactgTACACCACAGCACTAGCACACCCAAACTTTATGCCCCAGTTCCTTCAAGCTGGCTAATTAACTTAATGCAGGAAGAAATAGACCAAAGAGATACCTTTCAAACTATTAGAGTAAGCCCATTGAATGCAGTCAAAAGGAGAAAAATGACCTCTCCTAACTTGGCAATCATGCATTGCCATCTTTGCTTAGTGATGTACTCCTCTTTCCCTACTGTCAAGGTAGCAGCATTATGTAAGCTTCTGTAGCCTACGATTTTTCCCATTTCTTGTTGTTGTCACTGTATTGCAGATAGACATATACTGCAGATTACAGATATGGCAAAATTTCTAACTTATGCCGACGACACTAGTTTGTTTCTTTCGGGATTATCTGCAAGCGAATTACTTGTGAAATTCTTTTCCAGAAAAAGTGCTACACTGGTCCAATATGAACTTAAAAATTAACAACACAAAATCTAAAGCAATAATTTTCCGTCCAGTAAACCGCACAGTATCTGCACTTACGTCGCTTACCCTGGGCACCAATAGCACTGAAATCGTCACCAAACACAAAGATCTAGGAGTCATCTTTGACGAACATCTTACAAGTAATTTATCAAAAACTGTAGGTGTCATCTTTTGATGTCGCGATATACTACCTGTAGAAATTAAAAAGATGATACACCATGCATTATTTCGCTCCCAATTTAACTATTGCCACTTAGTCTGGGTGACCGGAGCCCATACAAATATTAACCACATTCTCATCATGCAAAAAAAATGTCATCCGTATTATTTCCTCCGCCGATTACGTGGCACATACACCACTGTTATTTATCCTACACAATATTCTACCAGTAAACAAAATGTTAGAGTACAACGTCCTGCTTCTTATGAAATCCATAGCCTCCCACCGCAGTAAATTTCTCCTCAAACTTGCTGCATCCTTATAAATAATGCACCCACCCAGATATacacttcaaagaaaaaaatggaccGTACCTCAGGTTCGCACCAACTATGGGAGGCAAATGATGCAATTCTTAGTTCCTAACATACTTAATTCAAATGAATGTTGGTGTGAAAATACCGGCTataaaataaatgtttttgaGAAATTTTCTGTCGTACGAAGGATAATGACAGTTTTTTCTCTTAAATATTGTTTGTTGTACATGCTTGTACATCCTCACTGTGTGTCCTTATAAACAGAAAAATTCGCCTCTCTATATCTATTATCTAATATTGAACATCTTTTTTTACTCATGTCTATTACTTAAAACTACTTAGTACCGTTGTGTTCTAGATGTCTGATCATGATTTCATGGATTGTTCTTCTTGCCTGTCATACTGTGTCATGTGCACTTGGATTTAATTggtaaaaagaaaaagttacacGTTTCGTCTCTATTGCGCTTTGAAAGTGCATGGCTTATCTGAATTCACCCTGTGCTTTATTATGCTTATGAATTTCTGTACGCTctctgctgccttgtaatgggccCCCAGACCCAGTCAAACTACTCTGAGGTAGCTTTTTGCCCAGGGGCCTTTTTCTCTTTTAGGGAAATAAAGAATATGTGTAAAAAAATAAACTATTACTCACCGTACAGTGCTGTCCATGCCTGGTTGATGACGTCCAAGCATACAGTGCCAGACCTACAGGGAAAAAGTGACAAACCCATGTCGCAGCTTCCACCGAGCAACCAGAAACCGGTAACCACAACCACACTTGTGGACAGGAATCACCAATGCTTGCAGCAAAGTCCCAATGATGCCTGAAAATTCCCGCTGATTCAAGGGAGGCTGATGGCAATAGAAGAACAGATGGAACACTAACGCTCAAGTCTTTGTCATAAGTACGGCAGACCCTCATTACAATAGTCAGTTCATTCAACGTTGTCAGAGCCTAGAATGCAGACCTGGCTGCCTCTGCTCACTGCCAATGGAAAGCTACCAAAGAAGCGCATGCATGAAGGCCAACACTGCTGCACTGTGCCAGCTCCTGAAGCCTACACTGGCTTATCGTGTTATCGTGCAATGCAAAAAGGGGGCAGGAAACTATCACATCTCGGTGTCACTAGAGCACACACAGGCATCAACACAATCTCAATTGGCTGGTTTGCATCATCTGACGGGCAAAACCAGTGGAAGGGATGAACAAATGGAAGGCACACAAAGATGGCTGCTAAAGCAGTCCTCAACAAGAGAAGGGCGACCAAATGCAGTCTTCACAAAACGACCAGTACTCATGCACATGCTCCTGCTGCTTGCATAACCCCACATCAATCGTCACAGACACAGCAACATACAAGGATGAGAACGCAACACTGGTGGCACACGTAATGCCATGCTAGGATAGCCTAGACATAAAAAGCAACATCATACCTGAGCTTACAGAGACGCCTGCATTACTGGCATCTTTGCCACAGTGTTGCAGCAATTAAAACTTCCTGGCTTCACTGTTTTAAGTGCTTGTGTGGTTTGAGTGAACTTAGCAAATGACTCTTCAGAAACAATTTGCTTCCGTCGAAACACTGCGAACGCTTTACCCATCTGAGCCACTCTTGGAAACCAGAGTAAAATTTAGCACCTTACAACAAATTCTCTCACTACACATGCCTCTCCTTGAGGTTGCAACTTGCGGCTGTCTACGTTTCCCTTTGGAACAATAAGGAACACCCCATTAGCGAAAATAGTAAATGATTCGACAGACTTACACTTCGTCAATGTTTGGGTGATAAATCTTGTTCATGAAACCTAGGAATGAAAGGAGGCAAAAGTGTCATAAGTCAGGTTCTGGACATACAAGCTAGCCCGACAGTGATCTGATCTAAAATAGCCATGGAAAATGCCCAATGCACAAGGTCTACGACTGACAGGCAAACAAGTCACTCCTCTCATCATGGCTACCATCATAGGGCTTTATGCAAGAGGCAAAAGTAAAGTGGTACCAGTGTCATGCAGAATTCTTCAAATCTGTAATGCCCAAGTAGTTAAAATGTCAGATGAAAGTTCTCAGCTTCCTGCATTTTGTCACTGCAAAAATGAAAACGCTGGAACGCTGCGAGAATGTCATCACAAGTGTGTAGCTAAAATAAGCAAATCAGCCAGATTTTTGAATAAATGCCTAAAGACAATAACACTGTACATGTACACTTTCGTACATCCAGTAAACAACAAAATTCAAATTAATTTCATCCCCTGCTGGTGCAGCAGTCAGCCTGCTGATGTCATGCTTTACCCGACGGTTACCTTTTGGAATGAATGATGTTACAGCAATTTTTCTTCATCTCTGGCTGCTGACACATTGACTATGCTTTGAGAAATGGTTGGGAAATGCGCTTTGTGCAATACTACAAAGCGCATCTCCCAACCAAACATCTAATGTCCTTTAGTAAGCAAAGATGGAAAGTGGTGACATCAAGAGGCCAAGCACCATCTTGGCGAGCGTGGTAACGTGCAGAGGTGCAAGTTTTGCACTTGGCCTGGCTTAGCACATGGATATGGCTGCACAAATAACAGGTTTTTCCCAAACAAAACCTCAACAAGTAGTGCTTCTGTTTTTAGCGCAGAAGATTTGCTCGCATCAAATATTTCAAACAAATCCAGTGTAGTGAGAGTCCTAGGCTGCTTATTTCTGATCCAAAATTCAAGCACATGGCAACGGTGTTGCCGtcattaaagggacattgaggacaaCTATAAGAAACtactgttctcagtaaaaattcaATTCTTTGGCCCTTTCTGGCTACGCTGACATTTGTACGGAAACAAAAGGCATATCTATTGCCAAGAAAATTAGATTTAAAAACCGTCCCGCTGGTCCAAAAAGGAACAGTTGCCGCCATTATTTCGAAGTCAATGGCAGTACAGGTTATCCTCAGTGATCCACACCAAAAATCGGCGCCAACACATGCACTTTACTAGCAAACTGTCCAGTGATAGCAAcacctgtatttctttttttttccggtcATTTCTAGCTTTTCAAAGCTCTCTTTTCGGTGTGTGctgtctctttgtgattagaattTGTCGTCAACATCCTTTTATGCAACCATGCACTCTGAAACCAATATTTGTGCACCTCAATATAGCTTTCAACGACATCAGAGTGCAAACATGTTTATGCAGGGACAACTAATGTCAGTGTCTAGTGTCTGTTTTGTGCCAGCTACATGGAAAGATTAGCATGTGAAACATGCAAAGCTTCTTTCAGCTATCAGACATTGCTGAATCATCTTACCACCTCAATGAATAAACTCACATCAGTAGTACTAATAATAAGGCTGTAAAATTCGAACAAGAAAGAAGTGCCTGGCTAAGATGCATTCCAGTGAAAGACCGCGGACTGTGCAATTTTTAAGTAATGCATGAGTACTCTCAAATTTCACGCTGACCAATATGTGCACATGATGACTTCCCACCAAACTCACTGTTTCGTGCTTAGCAGCTAAATATATTTGCAATAGTAATCAATTAGAAAACAGCTTGAGCAACTGATCGGATGCCATCTTGCTAACACTGAACTATAAGAAAGCTCCCTCCCACACTCAACAGATGAGACTTTTCTGCTGCAGGATTCCAAGAGACGTTCGTCTTACCTATCGACGGAGACTTGAAAGGGTACTTCTCGGGTAAATCAACCCTCACCTTCCAGATACCTCCCTCATATGGAGCTGCAAGGTTGCATACACAAACGGCTTAGTGGAGAAGGTCACTTCAAAGCCCATGCAGTGCGAGTACAACACGAGAAACAATAAAGTGCGATGACTGCACAGATCTTCAACTTAAGGCCCAACAAAATTCAATGAATGTGCAGCAGCACTagacaaaaaacaaccatgataCATTGAACGCCGGTAAAGAGCAAACACCACCAAATGGGCTTGAACCATTcaagaagaggggagggggggatcAAATTGTGAAAATCTAGAAAAGAACTGATTTTAGTAAAACGCCAGATTCTGTATTTATAAGATCTTTTTGATTATATTAAAAAAATTTTCCCTGGAAACAGCCCAGAAGTGACATTAAAAACCGTTTGCAGCCGAGGGCTGAAATCTCTGTGCAAATGCCAGTTTCCTCAAAAGAGTTTTTT
This portion of the Amblyomma americanum isolate KBUSLIRL-KWMA chromosome 10, ASM5285725v1, whole genome shotgun sequence genome encodes:
- the UbcE2H gene encoding ubiquitin conjugating enzyme E2H, giving the protein MSSPSAGKRRMDTDVIKLIESKHEVTILGGLNEFCVKFYGPKATPYEGGIWKVRVDLPEKYPFKSPSIGFMNKIYHPNIDEVSGTVCLDVINQAWTALYDLSNIFESFLPQLLTYPNPIDPLNGDAAAMYLHKPEEYKKKVQEYVKRYATEEALREQDNESSSSESSMSDFSDDETKDMEL